From the genome of Lotus japonicus ecotype B-129 chromosome 6, LjGifu_v1.2, one region includes:
- the LOC130722946 gene encoding uncharacterized protein LOC130722946: MNPNWDEDVDSDALLTPIASDEEDGEHKKKFPEFNQFIDIQKKIKLEVGMKFSNHKVFREAVQQYGIENGIDFLWVKSESKRITIKCKKGCGWRMHASHNEAENSFQIKTWTNIEHKDCGWSNKNTKASAKWLSLKYQDQIRDHKGKWENEPFINQVARDHKIFVSRFQVYRANKIAMEKLQGSHAAQYGLLWNYCEAVRLYNPGSTMKMKVEDNRFQRLYVCLDALKKGLKFCRPIIHLDGCFLKAGYGGQLLVAVGRDGNDNIFPIAYAAVEAELKDSWQWFLDLLLKDIEADRPPGYLGHLPKL; this comes from the exons ATGAACCCCAATTGGGATGAAGATGTTGATAGTGATGCATTGCTTACCCCTATTGCATCTGATGAAGAGG ATGGGGAACATAAGAAGAAATTTCCAGAGTTTAACCAATTTATAGACATACAAAAAAAGATTAAACTTGAAGTTGGAATGAAGTTTTCCAATCACAAAGTCTTTAGGGAGGCTGTACAACAATATGGGATAGAAAATGGGATAGACTTTTTATGGGTGAAGAGCGAGTCAAAGAGAATTACAATAAAATGTAAGAAGGGATGTGGATGGAGGATGCATGCAAGTCATAATGAGGCAGAAAATTCCTTCCAAATCAAGACTTGGACAAATATAGAGCATAAAGATTGTGGGTGGAGTAATAAGAATACAAAGGCCAGTGCGAAGTGGTTATCTCTCAAATACCAAGACCAAATAAGAGATCATAAAGGCAAGTGGGAAAATGAACCTTTCATAAACCAAGTTGCTAGAGATCACAAGATATTTGTTTCAAGATTTCAGGTGTACAGAGCTAATAAAATTGCAATGGAAAAGCTCCAAGGAAGCCATGCAGCTCAATATGGGTTATTATGGAATTATTGTGAGGCGGTAAGGCTTTATAATCCTGGATCAACcatgaagatgaaggttgaggaTAATCGATTCCAGAGATTATATGTATGTTTAGACGCCCTGAAGAAAGGTTTAAAGTTTTGCAGACCTATTATCCATCTAGATGGATGTTTTTTAAAGGCTGGTTATGGAGGGCAATTGTTGGTGGCTGTTGGAAGAGATGGGAATGATAATATATTTCCTATTGCTTATGCTGCAGTGGAGGCTGAGTTGAAAGATTCATGGCAGTGGTTTCTTGATTTATTACTTAAAGACATTGAGGCGGATCGACCGCCCGGCTACCTAGGGCATTTGCCCAAGCTCTAG